Proteins co-encoded in one Arthrobacter sp. ERGS1:01 genomic window:
- a CDS encoding aminodeoxychorismate lyase — MTVLVFIDPARPDGRIADADAPVLLATDQGVTRGDGIFESLLAVNGAPRKVQAHLDRLATSARTMSLDLPADDAWLRAIATAVATFETASPQQPDEHGNTNVILKLIVTRGPEGANSPTAWVQASPVPALLAEQRAKGLDVILLDRGYDSTVAARAPWLLLGAKTLSYAVNMAALRHAHEQGADDVIFTSSDGHVLEGPTSSVLLAHIKDDDGTPVKRLITPNLDSGILPGTTQGALFAAARDAGWELGYGPLLPADLLDADAVWLISSIRLLAPVTTIDGAEIGTAGVRAALTAELAALLAQTH; from the coding sequence ATGACTGTTTTGGTGTTTATTGATCCCGCGCGCCCGGATGGGCGCATCGCCGACGCCGACGCCCCCGTGCTGTTGGCCACCGATCAGGGCGTCACCCGCGGCGACGGCATCTTTGAATCCCTGCTGGCCGTCAACGGCGCACCCCGCAAGGTCCAGGCGCACCTTGACCGGCTCGCCACCTCCGCGCGCACCATGAGCCTGGACCTCCCCGCGGACGACGCCTGGCTCCGCGCCATCGCGACGGCCGTGGCCACCTTTGAAACCGCCTCGCCGCAGCAACCGGACGAGCACGGCAACACCAACGTCATCTTGAAACTGATCGTCACGCGCGGTCCCGAGGGTGCCAACTCCCCCACCGCGTGGGTGCAGGCGTCGCCCGTGCCGGCGCTGCTGGCCGAGCAACGCGCCAAGGGCCTTGATGTGATCCTGCTGGACCGCGGCTACGACAGCACCGTCGCCGCCCGGGCGCCGTGGCTCCTGCTGGGCGCCAAGACGCTCTCCTACGCCGTCAACATGGCCGCCCTCCGGCACGCCCACGAGCAGGGCGCCGACGACGTCATCTTCACCAGCAGCGACGGCCACGTGCTGGAGGGGCCGACGTCGTCAGTCCTGTTGGCGCACATCAAGGACGACGACGGCACGCCCGTCAAGCGCCTCATCACGCCGAACCTGGACAGCGGGATCCTGCCCGGCACCACGCAGGGCGCGTTGTTTGCCGCAGCCAGGGACGCCGGCTGGGAGCTGGGCTACGGACCGCTGCTGCCGGCGGATCTGCTCGACGCCGACGCCGTATGGCTTATTTCGAGCATCCGGCTGCTGGCGCCCGTCACTACGATCGACGGCGCCGAAATCGGCACGGCCGGTGTCAGGGCCGCCCTGACCGCCGAGCTGGCGGCCCTGCTGGCCCAAACCCACTAG
- the cls gene encoding cardiolipin synthase, giving the protein MAPATTLKEICVIWTAFSIPTSSVWLSVVIALVDLVIRVVVLGVIPGNRRPTTAMAWLLCIFFLPYIGLALFLMFGNFRLSRRRRETQAAVNERIVEGTREIAAQVPPYDGPSWVNSAVELNRNLGFFPALGANSVQLIEGYQESLDAMAAEIRTATDYVNAEFYIMSSDACTDNLFKELEAAAERGVRVRVLFDHIGSIRVPGYRQMIRRLKASEIQWRRMLPLLPVKGQWRRPDLRNHRKILVVDGRVGFTGSQNVIEPWYRKKKNHKVGRQWVELMARLEGPIVGTLNVMFATDWSSETEENLESQLAVHHWDSFTGGVLCQVVPSGPGFVTENNLRLFNTLLYSAERRITISSPYFVPDDSLLYAITTAAQRGVRVELFVSESGDQFLVHHAQRSYYEALLKAGVRIFLYPKPLVLHAKHFTVDEDVAVIGSSNMDMRSFSLNLEVSVMMIDQAVVNEMHRVEEQYRAVSRELLLDEWINRPVLARYIDNVARLTATLQ; this is encoded by the coding sequence ATGGCACCCGCAACCACCCTCAAGGAGATCTGCGTGATTTGGACCGCGTTCAGCATTCCCACTTCCAGTGTCTGGCTGTCGGTGGTGATTGCGTTGGTGGACCTGGTCATCCGCGTCGTCGTCTTGGGCGTGATCCCCGGCAACCGGCGCCCCACCACGGCCATGGCGTGGCTGCTGTGCATCTTCTTCCTGCCCTACATCGGCCTGGCCCTGTTCCTGATGTTCGGCAATTTCCGGCTCTCCCGGCGCCGGCGCGAAACCCAGGCCGCCGTCAACGAACGCATCGTCGAGGGAACCCGGGAAATCGCCGCGCAGGTGCCTCCCTACGACGGGCCGTCCTGGGTCAATTCGGCCGTGGAACTCAACCGCAACCTGGGCTTCTTCCCGGCACTTGGCGCCAATTCCGTGCAATTGATCGAGGGCTATCAGGAATCCCTGGACGCCATGGCGGCGGAAATCCGCACCGCCACCGACTACGTCAACGCCGAGTTCTACATCATGAGCTCCGACGCCTGCACCGACAACCTGTTCAAGGAACTCGAGGCCGCGGCTGAACGCGGCGTGCGGGTGCGCGTGCTCTTCGACCACATCGGTTCGATCCGGGTGCCCGGTTACCGGCAGATGATCCGCCGGCTGAAGGCCAGCGAGATCCAATGGCGGCGCATGCTTCCGCTGCTGCCCGTGAAGGGCCAGTGGCGCCGCCCCGACCTGCGCAACCACCGCAAGATCCTCGTCGTCGACGGCCGCGTGGGCTTTACCGGTTCACAAAACGTCATTGAGCCCTGGTACCGGAAGAAGAAGAACCACAAGGTGGGGCGGCAGTGGGTGGAGCTCATGGCCCGGTTGGAGGGTCCCATCGTGGGCACGCTGAACGTCATGTTCGCCACCGACTGGTCCTCCGAGACTGAGGAAAACCTCGAATCCCAGCTGGCCGTGCATCACTGGGACTCGTTCACAGGCGGAGTCCTGTGCCAGGTGGTGCCCAGCGGCCCCGGCTTCGTCACGGAAAACAACCTGCGCCTGTTCAACACGCTGCTGTATTCGGCCGAACGGCGCATCACCATCTCCAGCCCCTACTTCGTGCCCGACGACTCCCTGCTCTACGCGATTACGACGGCGGCCCAGCGCGGGGTCCGCGTGGAATTGTTCGTCTCCGAATCCGGCGACCAGTTCCTGGTCCACCACGCCCAGCGCTCCTACTACGAGGCGCTGCTGAAGGCCGGGGTGCGGATCTTCCTCTACCCCAAGCCGCTGGTGCTGCACGCCAAGCACTTCACGGTCGACGAGGACGTGGCCGTGATCGGCTCCTCCAACATGGACATGCGCAGCTTCTCCCTCAACCTTGAAGTGTCGGTCATGATGATCGACCAGGCCGTCGTCAACGAGATGCACCGCGTCGAGGAACAATACCGTGCCGTCTCCCGCGAACTGCTCCTGGACGAGTGGATCAACCGGCCCGTCCTGGCCCGCTACATCGACAACGTCGCCCGGCTCACCGCCACGCTGCAGTAA
- a CDS encoding HdeD family acid-resistance protein produces the protein MSTTQPAGPTLDVFALDPVKLTKSAISWLRIAFAASGAVALILGVVLLLWPSKTLAVVAVFLGLNFLITGAVKLCLGIFSSGLSAGLRILDILFGVFLMIAGIVAIKNSAATGEALLIFTVIIIGIGWIIEGVLAMVESGKGSSRTWAILFGAISVIAGVVILAVPVWSALWLLTMTAILLIVLGLLGLVRAFTFGRGVLTQLG, from the coding sequence ATGAGTACAACACAACCTGCCGGCCCGACACTCGACGTTTTTGCGCTGGACCCGGTGAAACTGACCAAGTCCGCGATCTCCTGGCTGCGGATCGCCTTTGCCGCCAGCGGCGCGGTGGCCCTGATCCTGGGCGTGGTACTGCTGTTGTGGCCGTCCAAGACCCTTGCCGTAGTGGCCGTATTCCTGGGACTGAACTTCCTCATCACGGGAGCCGTGAAACTTTGCCTGGGAATCTTTAGCAGCGGTTTGAGCGCCGGATTGCGAATCCTCGACATTTTGTTTGGCGTTTTCCTGATGATTGCCGGAATTGTGGCCATCAAGAATTCCGCGGCCACCGGCGAGGCGCTGCTCATCTTTACCGTCATCATCATCGGAATTGGCTGGATTATTGAAGGCGTTTTGGCCATGGTGGAATCCGGCAAAGGCTCTTCCCGCACCTGGGCCATCCTGTTCGGCGCCATCAGCGTCATTGCCGGCGTCGTGATCCTGGCCGTCCCGGTGTGGTCGGCCCTGTGGCTGCTGACCATGACGGCCATCCTGCTGATCGTGCTGGGCCTGCTGGGCCTTGTGCGCGCCTTCACCTTTGGCCGCGGCGTGCTGACCCAGCTGGGCTGA
- the pabB gene encoding aminodeoxychorismate synthase component I: MADAPRPVIIAVDGRSGAGKTTVALELAALLRRHRTVALFHLEDIYPGWDGLADGVRRYVDTVLTPLHRGLPATWTAWDWATGNDGDSRTTAAADVVLVEGVGAAHPDALPFLDATIRVDAPTPARKKRALDRDGDTYAPFWDRWAAQEETLFADDGSAAVPDIVVDGSRGVAAAPELVLSALAELPALEHLLAPELARRRGLEFSAERVDAYPDGPALFAALYAESPDAVWLDSSIADTSGQASESGLAASDLPPGRSRFSIMADAGGWFGRTAAHTAGLTTLRSGQVTTHIRAPFFRWLDSVWGRKAVRAPEHYPGDFTLGWLGWLGYELKGETGGAVSAPPAGPGAPPTAALLFAGRAVVVDHQEKCLFLLTLAEANHPASRDEAAAWTAQVRDVLPQLTAPAAPALPAPTFTVLDGEARYKAMIAAALNEIWEGNSYEVCLTTQLRAHTAEPVDAWDCYRALRRRSPAPFAAFLRFGPVAVCSTSPERFLRIDSAGLMRAEPIKGTRRRDADPAVDAALMADLAASPKDRAENVMIVDLLRNDLSRFALPETLTVPRLCRIESYATVHQLVSTIEAQLAPGSSRAQALAAAFPAGSMTGAPKISTMAILDQLEAGPRGIYSGGIGYFSLNAAMDLSVTIRTLVLTDADDGGTHLSLGVGGAITADSDDDAEWQEIQAKAYGVLSTLGSAFPE, from the coding sequence GTGGCTGACGCTCCGCGGCCCGTCATCATCGCCGTCGACGGCCGCTCCGGCGCGGGCAAGACCACCGTGGCCCTGGAATTGGCCGCCCTGCTGCGCCGCCACCGCACCGTGGCGCTGTTCCACCTCGAGGACATCTACCCCGGCTGGGACGGCCTGGCCGACGGCGTGCGCCGCTACGTCGACACCGTCCTGACGCCTCTGCACCGCGGCCTGCCCGCCACATGGACCGCATGGGATTGGGCCACCGGGAACGACGGCGACTCCCGCACCACCGCCGCGGCCGACGTCGTGCTGGTGGAGGGTGTGGGTGCCGCCCATCCCGACGCCCTGCCCTTCCTTGACGCGACCATCCGGGTGGACGCACCGACCCCCGCCCGGAAGAAGCGCGCCCTGGACCGCGACGGCGACACCTATGCGCCGTTTTGGGACCGGTGGGCGGCGCAGGAGGAGACGCTTTTTGCCGACGACGGCTCGGCGGCCGTGCCCGACATTGTGGTGGACGGCTCGCGGGGGGTGGCGGCCGCACCGGAGCTGGTCCTCTCGGCGCTGGCCGAGCTGCCGGCCCTGGAACACCTGCTGGCGCCGGAGCTGGCCCGCCGCCGCGGCCTGGAATTCTCTGCCGAGCGCGTCGACGCCTATCCGGACGGGCCGGCACTTTTCGCCGCCCTGTACGCAGAGTCGCCGGACGCCGTGTGGCTGGACAGCTCCATCGCGGACACGAGCGGCCAGGCTTCAGAATCCGGGTTGGCTGCGTCCGATCTGCCGCCGGGCAGGTCACGGTTTTCCATCATGGCCGACGCCGGTGGCTGGTTTGGCCGCACGGCCGCCCACACCGCGGGCCTGACCACGCTGCGCTCAGGGCAGGTCACCACCCATATCCGCGCCCCGTTCTTCCGCTGGCTGGACAGCGTCTGGGGCCGGAAGGCCGTGCGCGCACCCGAGCACTACCCGGGCGACTTCACGCTGGGCTGGCTTGGCTGGCTGGGTTACGAGCTCAAGGGCGAGACGGGCGGCGCAGTGTCGGCACCGCCCGCCGGTCCCGGTGCCCCGCCGACCGCCGCGCTGCTGTTTGCCGGCCGGGCCGTCGTCGTCGACCATCAGGAAAAGTGCCTGTTCCTGCTCACGCTGGCCGAGGCCAACCACCCGGCGAGCCGGGACGAGGCCGCCGCATGGACGGCCCAGGTCCGGGACGTGCTGCCCCAACTGACGGCCCCGGCGGCGCCCGCGCTTCCGGCTCCGACGTTCACCGTGCTCGACGGCGAGGCCCGCTACAAGGCCATGATTGCCGCGGCCCTGAACGAGATTTGGGAGGGGAACTCCTACGAGGTCTGCCTGACCACGCAGCTTCGGGCGCACACGGCCGAGCCCGTCGACGCGTGGGATTGTTACCGGGCGCTGCGCCGCCGCAGCCCCGCGCCGTTTGCCGCTTTCCTGCGTTTCGGGCCCGTGGCGGTGTGCAGCACCTCCCCCGAGAGGTTCCTGCGCATTGACTCCGCCGGGCTGATGCGGGCCGAGCCGATCAAGGGCACCCGGCGCCGGGACGCCGATCCGGCCGTGGATGCCGCCCTCATGGCGGACCTCGCGGCGTCGCCGAAGGACCGGGCGGAAAACGTGATGATCGTTGACCTGCTGCGCAACGACCTCAGCCGCTTTGCCCTCCCCGAGACGCTCACGGTGCCGCGGTTGTGCCGGATCGAAAGCTACGCCACCGTGCACCAGCTGGTCAGCACCATCGAGGCGCAGCTGGCCCCGGGCAGTTCCCGCGCGCAAGCCCTGGCCGCCGCGTTCCCGGCCGGTTCCATGACGGGCGCCCCCAAGATCAGCACCATGGCCATCCTCGACCAGCTGGAGGCGGGGCCGCGCGGCATCTACTCCGGCGGGATCGGCTACTTCTCGCTCAACGCGGCCATGGACCTTTCCGTCACGATCCGCACCCTGGTCCTCACCGACGCCGACGACGGCGGCACGCACCTCTCCCTCGGCGTGGGCGGGGCCATCACCGCCGACTCCGACGACGACGCCGAGTGGCAGGAAATCCAGGCGAAGGCCTACGGCGTGCTCTCGACCCTCGGCTCCGCCTTCCCGGAGTAG